The Akkermansia muciniphila genome includes the window TCGTCAAGGTTCCCTCCCCGCTTTTGACGTACGCAAAGTTATTGCGGGTGACGGCAGCCCACACTACGTCGTTGCCGTTGGTATCCACCCGGATGACATCCTTCCCGGCTGCGGCATTGCTCATGTTATTGGTAATGTCCGTGGTAACGCCTTCCCCGTATTTGACGGTTCCTCCGCCCCAGCTGATCTTTCCCGTTCCCAGCACGCCGTCAGCGCCCAGTTCCAGAAAGCCTCCGTTAAGGTTGATGGTTCCGGAGAAGCCGGGATTGAGCGTTTCAAGCCTCAGCGTGGAAGTTCCGGATTTGGTGAGGGGACCGTTTCCGGCCAGGGCGCCGTCCCCTTTCAGCGTGTAATTGGTGGTGTCGGAATTGAAGGTAAGCCCTGCGGGCGTCACTGTTCCGGAAAGGATCACCTCAACAAGGTCCTGGCCGTCAATGGTTCCAAAAATAACGGTATCCGCATCCGTGTAAACCGCATTGTCCGCCCATGGGGAATCATCCGGAGTTCCGTTCAGGGACCAGACGTTATTGCCGGCTGTTCCGGCCCAGGCCAGCTCGGCGGCCGTGGCGGAAGGGGTGAGAGAAAAACTGGCGAGGAGAGCCGCCAAGAGTGTCATAGGTAAATGCAGTTTCATGACAAGGGATATAGGTGTTTTTATATGTTGTTGATTATAAATGAATAATGTTATTTCTGGTCTTTTGTTCTAATTAAGCTATAGAATTAGATTGTTAGTGTCAATCTGTTTTTTCAATGGATAGGGAGTACCGGATTCGCAATCCGGAGACAGGCTTCATGTTTGATTAAAAAAGAGTTATGCCGGACAAACTTTTTGACGGCGAACGGAATCGCCTCTCCTTCCCGGGGGCGCCCACGGAAAAGAGGATATTTTTCTTCTTTCCGGCGGGACAGGAGAGGAAATCGTGAGATGCTCATACACAAAGCGTTATTTCTTTAAACGGCTTTGACCGTTTGAAATAAAAAAATCTATTTTGTGGAAATTTTTATATCGTTAAAAATATGAACGGATTGCGAATCCGATGAAAATGAATATGATCATAAAATATTCATGATGAAGCAAGTTAAGGCAGATTCAAAAGTGAAGAAACGCTTCAATAATGGCAAAAATGTAGCCCGGTGCTCCTCCGGGAAGGAAAGAGGTTTCTTTTCCGTGTCACGCTTGCTGCGGTTATCTGAATGGCTCTTTTCCATCCGGAAATTTTTCTGAAAGTGAACAGAAAATATTTTTCCGTCCCCTATTGGAAATTGGTGTTAATTGTGATGAATTTGAATTATTTATAATATTGTTTTTCTGAATTCAAGGGGAATGGAAAACCGGGAGGAGGATGGCACCGGAGTGGTGCGGCGGAGAGGGCCGTTTTCTTCCACGGACGGTTTTTTAAACGGCAAGGCATTGAAGAAAAAATATTTAAACGGTTCAGCGGCGGCGGAACTGTCTGCGGCGGGAGCTGTCATCCTGCCCGTTTTTCCGGAAAGGAGGAAAAGCGGAGCGCATCATTCGTGTTGTTTTCCTGGGAAAAACGGAGTTTTCCATGGAGATGACGACTTCTTTCTCCCGGAAACCATGAGACAGGCGGAAGCGGCAATGAGGTGCAATTCCAGTAAAAAAGACCAGTGCTGCAGGAAGTTCAGCCACCAGAGGTGCTGCTGCGCCGGAACGGTGGCTAGGGCGTAAAGCCGCATGGACCACGGAGCCAGGAGAGGGATATTCCCCGTGGCGCAGTCCGGAAGAAGGTGCAGGAAGCCGCTCATGGAAAAGATGAGCAGCCATGTTCCGCCCGCGCTCCACCTTTTGACCCCATGCGGCCGTCGTCAGCGCAACCCAGACGGAAGGATAATGCGTCCAGCAGGAATGAGGGTGGTGTTGGCAGGCGTCAAGGGTGTAGCTTCCATGAAATTGTTTCAGGAAGTATTAATCTTGAATTCTTTTCCCCAGCTCTTTTTCCGGTTCAGGCGGAATACCATTCCGGTGCATGTTTAACAGGACCCCTTCCAGGGAGTAAAGTAACAACATGCGGGAATTGTTATCCAGGGCGAATATGCCGCCCGCCATGCGGGGAACCCGCATGGCTTTAATCGTAACATGCCTGGAGAGGCTATTTGCCGGATTTGCCCAGCTTGTACCCGGCGTAGGTCTCCGTATTGTACAGGGGCTGGTTTTCCGGAACGGCATAGCCGATGGCTTTGCGGATAGCCAGGAAGTCATCCACTCCCTCCGGTCCCACCTGGTTCAGGGGGGCCTTGTGCAGTCCGGCCATCAGCACCATGCGGCAGTAGGCGTCCGCGTTTTCCATGAACCATTCCGCTTCCTCTACATCACGGGCCCCGGCGATCACGCCGTGGTTTTCCATGAAGACCACAGTGGACTGTTTGGCCGCTTCCGCCACGGCTTGCGCCGTTTCCGGAGAACCGGGCGTACCGTAGGGGGCCAGCGGGATGTGGCCCAGGAAGATGTCCGCTTCCGGATTGATGCCGGAGGGGGGAACCTGCCCGGCGAACAGGAAGGCGTTGCAGTGCGGGGGATGGGCGTGGATGCAGGAGTTGACGCCCACGGATTTCATCATGGCGATGTGCGTTTTCACCTCACTGGTGGAGGGGCGTATGCCCGCCTTCTGGCGCGCGTCCATGTCCACCATGCAGATGTCTTCCACGGTCATGAAGCCCTTGGAGCACAGGGTGGGGGAGCAGAGCAGCAGGTTCTGCGCCACGCGCACGGAGATGTTGCCCCCATTGCCGTCCACATATTCGCGGTTCCACAGGCGGCGGCCTATGTCGCACATGCGTTCCTTGATAACCAGGATTTCAGGGGAATGGAAGAATTCGTTCACTTCCTCCCGCGTGACGGGGTTGTATTTTTCCCACGGGAACACCTTGTCCGGGAGGGGAGGGGAGATTGACCAGTCTTCTGACATATTTAGTTGCGTGTTAGTGGTTAAGATTTTCGTAGGCGGTTTCCTGGGGGCCCGGCATATACGTCCGGTAAGTGATGCCGAAGGCGTCCCTGGCCTGCTCCGGCGTAGAGTACACCCCGGCGCCCGCAAAGGCAAACATGGATGCGCCCAGCACGGTACTTTCAGATACTTCAGAGACCTTCACGGGGATCCGGAGGATGTCCGCCCGCATCTGGGTCCAGACGCTGTTTCTGGCGCCTCCGCCCACCAGGATGAGGAATTCGCTTTTGAAGCCGCCCACGGATTCCAGGCGGCGCAGGCGGGATTTCAGCCGCCAGGTAAGCGCTTCCATGGCGGCGCGGTAAATGTGGCCGCGCGTCCGTCCCAGCACCAGGCCGTTGATGGAGCCTTTCCGGTCCCCGGAAGCCAGGAAGTCCGGAACCATCGTGACGCCGTCGCAGCCGGGGGGGATGGCGGCCGCTTCCGCATCCATGGTATCGTAGGATTCACCGCGGAAGCAGGCGGCTTTCACCCATTCAATGATGCCGGAACCGAGCCATTGCAGGCCGGGATTCAGAAGGCCCGGTTCCGCGTCGAATTCCGCCGTGGCTCCGTCCGCGTAGTCCTCCGGTGTCAGCCGGGCCTGCGCGGAGCGCGCCATCAGGATTTCCCAGGTGCCGGAGGAAAGGACCGGCTGGTCCCTGTCCGCGCCGGAACCGAAGATGGCGAACTGGGTGTCGTGCCCCGCGGAAATGACGGGGAGGCCCGCCAGGGCGGGAATGCCCATGGCTGCCGCCGCTTCCGGCGTGAGGACGCCGATGGTCTCCCCCGCGTCCACCGTGGGGGGGAAGAGGCCGCGGCGCAGGCCGAGGCGGTTCAGAATGACGGGGGAGAAGTCTCCCGTTTCCAGGTCCGTGAGCTGGGAGGTTCCGGCCATGGTCCGGTCCGTCGCCATGACGCCGGTGAGCTTGTACGCCAGGAGGTTGGAGATGAAGAGCCACGCATGGGCCTTTTCCAGCAGTTCCGGGCGGTTTTCCTTGATCCAGACGAGCTTGTAAATGGTGTTGAAGGCAAAGGCGCCCACGCCGGAAATACGGTCAAGCTCTTCCTGGGAGATGTACTTGCCGATGTTTTTCATAACCTCCGCCGTGCGGGGGCATTTCCAGGAAATGACCGGGTAAAGCTGCCGCCCTTCCGTATCCACCAGCGCGCCGTCCACGCCGAAGGTGGTGACGGTTACCGCCCGCACCTGTGTCACATCCAGGCCCTCAAGGGCCTTCACGGCGCATTCGGAGAGCTGCTTGAAAATCCGGTCCGCGTCCCAGACGTGGAATTCCGGATTTTCCTCACCGGGCAGCGTGGCGTTCGGCTGCGAGGCCTTCCCCGCGATGACGCCTTGTTCATCCACAACCATCGCGCGCACGTTCGTCGCGCCGCAGTCCAAGCAGAGGGAGTACATGAGTTAAGAGTTAATAGTGAAAAGTTAATAGGAATCCGGTTGAGCTTGTTGAGCTGTTTTGTTAATAGAAATGAGCATTTTAAGGATTTCCGTGCAGTCCTGGTTGATAGAGGAGTATTCCGTTTCCGTCAGGCTTCCGGTGGCATGCAGCAGTTTAAGCCATGTATGCGTCTCGGAACATTCCTTCAAGGCAATGCGGGCTTTGGAAAAGAAGTCCCTTCTGCTGCTCCCGTAGACAGCTTCGGATAAATTGGCGGCAATACTCGTACCGGAACGTATGAGCTGGCTGAGCAATTCCCGCTCGACGTCCTGCTTTTTCAAGTGCCTGCATAATTGAATAATGCGGACCGCGAAAGAAAAGCTTTTAGCGGAAACGAGACTTTCTGCCATGTTTTATCCGAAGCTGTTAACTATTACCTATTAACTGTTACCTTTCGTTTTCAGTATTTTCCGTACAATGGCCCGTAGTTGGCGCAGGCGCGGAAGTCGGCGCCTTCCGGGTCCGCGGTGCCGTGGAGGCCCCAGGCGGAGGGACGGTAGATTTGGTCGTCCGGGATGTTGTGGGCGTATACGGGGATGCGCAGCATGGAGGCCAGCGTCAGGATGTCGGAACCGATGTGGCCGTAGGTGAAGGCTCCGTGGTTGGCGCCCATGTTGGCCATGACGCTGTAGACATCCGTGAAGGCTCCCTTGCCGGTCAGGCGCGGGGCGAACCAGGTGGTCGGCCAGCCCGGATCGGTGCGTTCGTCCAGGGTCTTGTGCACCTTGGCGGGCAGGTCCACGGACCAGCCTTCCGCCACGATGAGGACGGGGCCGAGGCCCTTGACGATGTTCAGGCGCATCATGGTGACGGGCGCGCCGCCCTTGGTGACGTAGTGGACGGAGTAGCCGCCGCCGCGGAAGTATTCCCGGTTGGCGGGGCACCAGACGGCTTGTTCCATCATGGTTTTCGCGTCGTCCGGGGTCACGTCCCAGTGCTTTTTCATGACGGGCTTGCCGTCCTTGTCCGTGCAGGCCATGCAGCCGTCCAGGGCCGCGGAGCCGGAGTTGATGAGGTGGATGATGCCGTCCTTGGCGTGGCCTTCCAGCTTGTAGCCCGTGACGCGCTTCACGGCTTCCGGGCTCCAGTAGGTGCGCACGTCCGCAAAGACATTGGCTTGTCCGGTGAGCAGGTAGCCGAAGAGGAGGCAGGCCCCGTTCAGGGAGTCGTTTTCCGTGGCGAAGGGCATTGGCGCGCGCGGGCCGTTCCAGTCAAAGGTGGAGTTGAGCAGGGTTTCCGCAATGTCTCCGTTCGGGTAGAAGTCCGTCCAGTGGCGCTGGCCCTGGAAGCCGCCGGCGATGGCCTGGTAGCCCAGGGATTCCTCTTCGCGGTCGATCTTCTTGAGCTTGGGGTTGCCCTGCATCATGTCCCGGAAGATCATGGCCATCAGCACGCTTTCCTTGAAGGTTCTGCGGCGTCCGGCCTCGTCCAGCTTCAGGTCCGGGCGGTTCTTGTCTTCGGCGAATTTGAAGACGGCGTCCGCCCATTGCATGGCGAGGTCGAATTCCGCTTCGTCGTAAATCTTCTGGTCCATGCGGCGGCGCACTTCCGTCATGTCCACGGCCTGCACGCGGATGCCCAGGTAGTTTTCCCAGAAGGACTGGTCCACGATGGAGCCGGCGATGCCCATGGAGCAGCCGCCGATGGAGAGGTAGCCTTTGCCGCGGAGGGTGGCTACGGCGAGGCCGGCGCGGCAGAAGCGCAGGATTTTTTCAGCCACGTCTTCCGGAATGGAGGTATCCCCAGCGTCCTGAACGTCTTTTCCGTAAATGGAGAAGGCGGGGAACCCCTTCTGGTTCAGTCCGGCCAGGGCGGCGGCCAGGTACACGGCGCCGGGGCGTTCCGTGCCGTTGAAGCCCCAGATGGCCTTGGGCGTGAACGGGTCCATGTCAAAGGTCTCGCTGCCGTAGCACCAGCAGGGCGTGACGGCCAGGGAGACGCCGACGTTGTTGGCCTTGAACTTGTCCGCGCAGGCGGCGGCTTCCGCCGGACCGCCGATGCAGGTGTCTGCGATCACGCACTGGACGGGTTCGCCGGAGGCGTGGCGGATGTTGGCCTCAATGAGAGCCGCGGCCGCCTTGGCCATGTTCATGGTTTGATCTTCCAGGGATTCCCGGACGCCGAGGCGGCGGCCGTCAATCGTGGGGCGGATACCGATGGTTGGTAATGCTGTTTTCATATCTTGCGTAGGTGATGTGAAGCTGGTTCAGGCCTGGGCAGGCGCATCCTCTTCCTTTTTCAAATGGGTGTTGCGGAAGAAGAAGCCGTAAATTAGTACCACGGCGAAGCAGATGATGGGAATAAAGAAGGATGACCGCACCGCTTTTTCCACAAAGTTTTCCTGGGCCGTCTGGAATTGCTTCATGTCCAGGGGGTCGGAAATCAGGTTGCCAAGTACCTCGGCCTGGTTCCCGGAGAGCGTGGTGAGCGCCGGAATCAGGGAGAATTGCTGAATTTGCTGTTCTCTCCCGGCGGGGGCGGGCAGGCGGTCCAGGTTGGCCTTGAAGACCGCCAGTTCTTCCGGCTTGAGGCCGGAGCAGCCGGGCAGGGATTTGGCCGCCTGGTCAAAGGCTTCCCCGTCCAGAGTATGGAGGGAAAGGAAGGTATCCAGGTTTTTCTGGAATTTGGCGGCGGCTTTGGCCTGTTCTTCCCCCCCCGCGGGATTGGCTTCCGACATCTTGTAGAGGGCCAGCATGGCGCCGGAGACGGATTTGCGGGAGTCCGCTGCTTCCGCCTGCGCGATCAGGGGGCGGTCAATGGATTCAAAGTAGGCCACCTGGTTTTTCACCGTGGTGTTGTCAATGAAGGAGCCCATGTACGGGGTGATGACCGCTCCGCCCAGAATGGCCATGATGAGGCCCGCGGCGCCCAGCTTCACTTCGGAACCCAGTCCGCGCAGGGCGATGCCGTAAATGGTGGGGAACATCAGGGACATGCAGCCGGAGATGCCCACCAGCGTCCAGACGGAGATTTCCTTGGGCAGGTACATGGTGCCCAGGCAGCAGAGGATGCCCGCAATGGCAAAGAGGGACATCATGTTGGCCGGGTTGAATTTTTTCATCAGGGCCGTGGTGATGGCGCGGCAGGCGATGAACAGGACGATGGAGAAGATGTAGTAGTTGGAGGCCGCCGCTTCCTGCATGCCGGGGAAGACGGACATGATGTACTTGATGGTCCATGTCCAGACGGCGATCTGAACGCCCACGTAGAAGAACTGGGCCACCACGCCGCAGAAGTAGCGCGGCAGCTTCACCAGCTTCATGAGCTGGCAGCGGTAGTCCGGCATGATGAGCAGGAAGGCGATGGGCCCGATCATCATGATCAGGATTTGCTGCACCATGCTGAATTCAAAGGTGGAGTAGTACTGGAACAGGAAGGGAATGAGGATGAAAGCGACGCACAGGCCCAGGCGGCCGAGCTTGGAGGAAAGGGGCTGCGTGTTTTCCTGGGTGGGCACGCTTTCATCGTCGGACTTGTAGCGGCAGAAGAAGAACCAGATGACGGCGGCGATGGCGACCAGGCCCACATAGGGAACGCACACCCAGAAGAGCTCGTCGCTGACGATGGCGTTCAGTTGTTCCGGGTCCATGGCCTTGCGGGTGTCCATGTCCGCATCATTCAAGTGCGCCAGGATGAAGTATTTGGCCAGGAAGATGCCCGTCAGGGAGCCGATTGGGTTGAAGGCCTGGGCGAAGTTCAGGCGGCGTACGCTCGTCTCCTGGGACCCCATGGAGAGGACGAACGGGTTGCAGGTGGTTTCCAGAATGGAGAGGCCGCCCGCCAGCACGAAGATGGCTACCAGGTAAATGTCAAAACTTTGCCCGATGGCGGCGGGAATGTAGCACAGCGCGCCGATCATGTAGAACCCCAGGCCGATGAGCACGCCGGCCTTGTAGGAGAATTCCTCCAGCAGGATGGACGCGAAAATGGCAAGCACCGCATACGCCCCGTAAAAGGAGATTTGCACCCCTGCTGATTCCGAAGCGTTGATCATGAATATCTTGCTGAATGCCGGGACCAGGTTGTCCGTCATGTTGTTCAGCAGGCCCCACAGCGCAAAACAGGAGACCAGCATGAAGAACGGCAGCCGGTACTGTTTGGGAACGATCGGCACGGTAGAGGTACGGTTTTTGTCCATATTGCTTTTGTCAATCTCTCACAAGGACGGCGGTGCGTCAATCTGGAAACGGAAAAGAGTCTAGAAATCATCCAACATGTTGACAAATAAAACAAAGCGGTATGTTTGGGTTGGGATATCCTGTCAGCGTTCACGGGAGACCCGGCTTCTCCTTGACTCCTGTTTCCGAGGCGGCTAAGGATGGGCTGATGAAGAAGTGCATTCTTGCCGTTTGTCTTGGGCTAGCCGGTTTTTGGGGCGTTCAGGCGGAAGATTCCCCCGTCGCCAATCCGGAAAAGACGGATGAAAAAAGCGGCGTGACGCTGCCGTCCGGAGAACTGCTGTCAGACCATGTGGCGGAGGCGGAGTTTACGGGTATTATTCACCGCAAGTGCAGGTTCCTTACCTCCCTCTGTCCGGACAAGTGTGACCACGCCAAGGATTTCGCCGCCTTCCGGATTATCAAGTATCTGGATTACCAGAAACCCGGCAAGTACGGGGATGAAAAGCAGGAGCAGTTGATGATTGACGTTAATCCGGCGCACAAGCCCATCCTGCAGGGGGCGGACATCCTGAAAAAGGTAGCCGCCCTGAAGCCGGGGGACAAGGTTGTCCTTCACTGGTCCCATTACTACATGCACCGGGATTCCAGCTCCTTTCCGGAACGTCCCGTGATTTCCATAGAGCCGGCGGTTCCTTCCAGTGGAAAAACGGAAGGTTGAGGACTGGTCTTTCTACATGCCTCCCAGGCAAGGCTGGACGCGGCGGAAAAGCGTGTGTTAGGAAACGGGCTGGCAATGACGCAGCTCCGGGCAAGATTGTTCCGGTTCGTTGCGTATTGTCCTGCGAAACACACCATAAATACGATGCGTTTATCTTTGAATACATTAACGGGGCTTGCCCTGCTGTGTGCCCTGGGCATGTCTGTTCCCGCCGCCCGCGGCACGGAAAGCTTTGAGCAGGCCAAACACGGCAAGTTTACGACGCTTTCCACCAAGTACGGCTCCATGTCCTGCCGGGACGGGGTGGCGGAAATCGGGGGAGGAGGAAAATCCGGGAAATCTTCCCTGCGGATGTTCGGCGGCCAGGATACCGAACTGAAGCTGGACTTGAAGGATACCCCGTCCAAGGAAGTTCTGCTGTCCGCCTGGGCGGAGCGCTGGACTGGGCAGGCCCCCTTTGAATTCTCCATTGTGGCCGTAGGGCCCAAGGGGGAAAAGAAGATTTATGACGGCAAGGACATCAGGACGGGCGGCTTCAATACCAAGATAAAGACCCATGTCCCCGCCGGAACGCGCTCCCTGGTGTTCAAGCTGACATCTCCGGAAAACAAGGGGTTGAGGCTGGATGACCTGTTCATCGTGCCCAGCATTCCCATGAAGGTGAATCCGCAGGTGGAGATGGCTTCTTCCGCCTATCCGGTGATGGTGCGCATTCCGTGCAATCCCGTTCTTTCCCTGAAGGTTCAAACGGACGGCTGCCTCAATCCGCAGTTCCTGACGGCCGTCAATCTGGATTTCACGGGCACGACGAAGCTTTCCGACATTGAATCCGTGACGGTGATGCGGGGAGACGAGGCACCTCCCGTTCTCCAGGGAGAGAAGACGCTCCAGGTGGATGCCTCCCAGATACTGGGCACGGTGAAGCTTTCCGGCGCCTCCAAGCCCCAGGTTCCCGTGAAGGGGAAACTGGAGCTGGATCCCGGCGACAATTACCTGTGGGCCTGCGTGACGATGAAGGAAGGCGCCTCCCTGGACGGCAGGGTGGTGGTGCGCCCGGCCAGCGTTGTGGCGGGGAACAAGCTGATGAAGGTGGCCAATGCCGCCCCGGTGGCGCAGCGCATCGGCGTTGCCGTAGTGAAGCACGGGGATTTCAATTCCAAATTCTACCGCATTCCCGGCCTGGTCCGGACGAAAAAGGGTTCCCTTCTGGCTGTGTATGATATCCGCTATGACCGTTCCAACGACCTGCCGGCCAATATTGACGTGGGCGTGAGCCGCTCCACGGACGGAGGCCGCACCTGGTCCGACGTCAAGATCGCCATGGACGATTCCAAGATTGATCCCTCCCTGGGCGCTACCAACGGCGTGGGGGACCCCGCCATTCTGGTGGATGAAAAGACCGGCCGCGTCTGGGCAGCCGCCCTCTGGAGCCACAAGCACTCCATCTGGGGCAGCAAGTCCGGAGACAATTCCCCGGATGCCTGCGGGCAGCTGGCGCTGGCGTACAGCGATGACGACGGCCTTACCTGGTCCAAGCCCATCAACATTACGGAACAGACCAAGGACAAGGACTGGCGCATTCTGTTCAACGGCCCCGGCAACGGCATCTGCATGAAGGACGGCACGCTGGTCTTTGCCGCCCAGTACTGGGACGGCAAGGGTGTGCCGTGGTCCACCATCGTTTATTCCAAGGACCAGGGCAAGACCTGGCACTGCGGCACGGGCGTCAATGAGCAGACGACGGAAGCCCAGGTGATTGAGTTGAAAGACGGCTCCATCATGATCAATGCCCGCTGCAACTGGGGCGGCTCCCGCGTGGTGGGCGTTACGAAGGACCTGGGCAAAACATGGGAAAAACACCCCACCAACCGCACTCCCCAGTTGAGGGAACCCGTCTGCCAGGGCAGCCTGCTTGCCGTGGACGGAGTGCCGGGCGCGGGCAGGGTGGTCCTGTTCTCCAACCCCAACACCACCTCCGGGCGTTCCCACATGACCCTGAAGGCTTCCACGGATGACGCCGGTTCATGGCCGGAGGACAAGTGGCTCCTTTACGACGCCCGCAACGGCTGGGGCTATTCCTGCCTGGCTCCCGTGGATAAAAACCACGTGGGCGTGCTGTATGAATCCCAGGGGGCGCTGAACTTCCTGAAAATCCCGTACAAGGAGGTTCTCAATGCGGGCAGTGCGCGCTGACGCCGCTTCCCGTTAATCGTTTACGGGCCGTTTCCTTCCGGGAGCGGCCCGTTTTTGTGGCGGTGGTCCTTGGGCAGGACTTCCTCCAAAACCCCCGCTCCCATGCGGCGGTGTTTTTTCAGGCCGCGGCAATGTGTTCCTTCACTGTGTTTCCTGATGGCCGCGCTACTTGGGAACAAGAGGTTCCGGGCCTTGTAAAAAAGCTTTGCCTGGATAACCCCGTTTTCCTGTTTCCCGGCGGTCACTCCAGAAAAGAAGCCAGCGCGTCCTTCAGCATGTTCCTGGCGCGGAACAGCAGGCTTTTGGTGGCGGGAACCGTCATGTCAAGCGTCCGGGCTATTTCCTCGTAAGGCATGTTTTCAAAGCGGCGCAGCTGGACGGCCAGGCGCGCCTTTTCAGGCAGGGCAGCGATGGCGTT containing:
- a CDS encoding four helix bundle protein, which codes for MAESLVSAKSFSFAVRIIQLCRHLKKQDVERELLSQLIRSGTSIAANLSEAVYGSSRRDFFSKARIALKECSETHTWLKLLHATGSLTETEYSSINQDCTEILKMLISINKTAQQAQPDSY
- a CDS encoding sialidase family protein, with protein sequence MRLSLNTLTGLALLCALGMSVPAARGTESFEQAKHGKFTTLSTKYGSMSCRDGVAEIGGGGKSGKSSLRMFGGQDTELKLDLKDTPSKEVLLSAWAERWTGQAPFEFSIVAVGPKGEKKIYDGKDIRTGGFNTKIKTHVPAGTRSLVFKLTSPENKGLRLDDLFIVPSIPMKVNPQVEMASSAYPVMVRIPCNPVLSLKVQTDGCLNPQFLTAVNLDFTGTTKLSDIESVTVMRGDEAPPVLQGEKTLQVDASQILGTVKLSGASKPQVPVKGKLELDPGDNYLWACVTMKEGASLDGRVVVRPASVVAGNKLMKVANAAPVAQRIGVAVVKHGDFNSKFYRIPGLVRTKKGSLLAVYDIRYDRSNDLPANIDVGVSRSTDGGRTWSDVKIAMDDSKIDPSLGATNGVGDPAILVDEKTGRVWAAALWSHKHSIWGSKSGDNSPDACGQLALAYSDDDGLTWSKPINITEQTKDKDWRILFNGPGNGICMKDGTLVFAAQYWDGKGVPWSTIVYSKDQGKTWHCGTGVNEQTTEAQVIELKDGSIMINARCNWGGSRVVGVTKDLGKTWEKHPTNRTPQLREPVCQGSLLAVDGVPGAGRVVLFSNPNTTSGRSHMTLKASTDDAGSWPEDKWLLYDARNGWGYSCLAPVDKNHVGVLYESQGALNFLKIPYKEVLNAGSAR
- the fucK gene encoding L-fuculokinase; amino-acid sequence: MYSLCLDCGATNVRAMVVDEQGVIAGKASQPNATLPGEENPEFHVWDADRIFKQLSECAVKALEGLDVTQVRAVTVTTFGVDGALVDTEGRQLYPVISWKCPRTAEVMKNIGKYISQEELDRISGVGAFAFNTIYKLVWIKENRPELLEKAHAWLFISNLLAYKLTGVMATDRTMAGTSQLTDLETGDFSPVILNRLGLRRGLFPPTVDAGETIGVLTPEAAAAMGIPALAGLPVISAGHDTQFAIFGSGADRDQPVLSSGTWEILMARSAQARLTPEDYADGATAEFDAEPGLLNPGLQWLGSGIIEWVKAACFRGESYDTMDAEAAAIPPGCDGVTMVPDFLASGDRKGSINGLVLGRTRGHIYRAAMEALTWRLKSRLRRLESVGGFKSEFLILVGGGARNSVWTQMRADILRIPVKVSEVSESTVLGASMFAFAGAGVYSTPEQARDAFGITYRTYMPGPQETAYENLNH
- a CDS encoding class II aldolase/adducin family protein, with protein sequence MSEDWSISPPLPDKVFPWEKYNPVTREEVNEFFHSPEILVIKERMCDIGRRLWNREYVDGNGGNISVRVAQNLLLCSPTLCSKGFMTVEDICMVDMDARQKAGIRPSTSEVKTHIAMMKSVGVNSCIHAHPPHCNAFLFAGQVPPSGINPEADIFLGHIPLAPYGTPGSPETAQAVAEAAKQSTVVFMENHGVIAGARDVEEAEWFMENADAYCRMVLMAGLHKAPLNQVGPEGVDDFLAIRKAIGYAVPENQPLYNTETYAGYKLGKSGK
- a CDS encoding L-fucose isomerase, with the translated sequence MKTALPTIGIRPTIDGRRLGVRESLEDQTMNMAKAAAALIEANIRHASGEPVQCVIADTCIGGPAEAAACADKFKANNVGVSLAVTPCWCYGSETFDMDPFTPKAIWGFNGTERPGAVYLAAALAGLNQKGFPAFSIYGKDVQDAGDTSIPEDVAEKILRFCRAGLAVATLRGKGYLSIGGCSMGIAGSIVDQSFWENYLGIRVQAVDMTEVRRRMDQKIYDEAEFDLAMQWADAVFKFAEDKNRPDLKLDEAGRRRTFKESVLMAMIFRDMMQGNPKLKKIDREEESLGYQAIAGGFQGQRHWTDFYPNGDIAETLLNSTFDWNGPRAPMPFATENDSLNGACLLFGYLLTGQANVFADVRTYWSPEAVKRVTGYKLEGHAKDGIIHLINSGSAALDGCMACTDKDGKPVMKKHWDVTPDDAKTMMEQAVWCPANREYFRGGGYSVHYVTKGGAPVTMMRLNIVKGLGPVLIVAEGWSVDLPAKVHKTLDERTDPGWPTTWFAPRLTGKGAFTDVYSVMANMGANHGAFTYGHIGSDILTLASMLRIPVYAHNIPDDQIYRPSAWGLHGTADPEGADFRACANYGPLYGKY